The genomic stretch GGAAAGGATGATTCCTCGCGCCTCTGCCACCATGTATAGGGAACCGGTGACGACGATCGGAGCATGTCCTTCCCCATCCGCCTTTTCAGGATCCTGTGCTGACAGCCGGGCCATCTCCAACGCTTCGCCGATGTCAGACACGACAGTGACGCTGTCACAACGGCGAGCCGCCAGGGACGCCAATGCCTGCCACTCGCCGGCGCGAGGGCTGTTGGGCCTTGTGACGATGATGGCCTTAGCCAGGGGGGCCAGGATGTCGACGACCCGTTCCCGCTCTTTGTCAGCCAGCATGCCCAGGACGAAGACATACTTCCCCGCTCCTTCCTCCCGAAGCGCAGCGGCCAAGGAAAGGGCGCCGGCCACATTGTGAGCGCCGTCGAGCAGGAAGGGGCCGATCCTCTCTAGACGACCGGGCCAGCTAACCTGGCCTAACCCCGCTTCCAGGTGGTCAGCGCGCCAATCAAACCCCTTTTCCTTTGCTGCTTCCAAGACAGCCACGGCAGTCGCCAGATTCGCCTGTTGGTGCCTGCCAGACAAGGGCGGTGTGAGGGGACCGTAGATGCCGAAGCGGCCCTCGACAAGGATCCCTGCCCTCCTCGCAGTTACAGGATACCATCTGACGGGAGTGGCACTCGGCAGTCTCGGCCCCTGGCGAAGGACCTGGATGATCGGCGCGCCAAGGCGCTGCGCTTTTTCCCGAAGCACCGCCAAGACAGCAGCATCGTCGCTGGCCGTCACCAGCGGGACACCTGCTTTGACGATCCCTGCTTTGACGGCAGCGATCTCCGGCAGCGTCGTCCCCAGGTAGTCCATGTGATCGAAGGAAACATTGGTGATGCAGGCGACGATGGGTGTCACTACGTTCGTCGAATCGATAGATCCACCGAGACCCACCTCCAAGACGACCACATCGACGGCTTCACGGGCGAAATAGAGCAACGATAGAGCCGTCCAGACCTCAAACTCGGTGGGGTGCTCAAACCCTCCGGCGACCATCGCCTCCAGGTGGGGCCGCAGTTCAGCGATCAACGCCGCCATCGTCTCCTTCGGGATGGGTTTGCCGTTGATGCGAGTCCGCTCGGTGTAACAGTGCAGGTGGGGCGACGTGAACAAACCCACGCGATGGCCAGCGGCCTGCAGCACGGCGGCGGTCATCACGGAGGTGGATCCCTTGCCGTTGGTGCCTCCGATATGAATGAAGGCGGGGCGCTTTTTGCGGTGCGGCTCGCCGAGGCGACGCAGCAGCTCGGTGATGCGGCCAAGGCCGAAGTTGAAGCCGAACTTGGTCAGGTCTTTCAAATAGGCCAGCGCGTCATCATAAGAAACATCCTTCGCCTTCCGATTCATTTAATTCCCCAGCGATGTGAGGGTGCGCAGGCGCTCCTCCAGGGCAGCCTTTTTGCGGAGAGCCTCCCCTTCCTTCTCGCGCTCCTTGGCGACCACCTCAGCTGGCGCTTTGGCCACAAAGCCGGCGTTGTTCAATTTGCTGCCGAGGCGGCGGACCTCGTCCTCAACGGCTCGCAGTTCCTTGGTCAAGCGGTCGATCTCCTTGGTCAGGTCGATGAGCCCTTTCAACGGCAGGTAGATGGCCGTATCGCCGACGATGGCCGTCGCCGCCCCCTCGGACTGGCCGTAGCCGATCCCTTCAATCGCCACCTGAGAGGCGCCGGCCAGGTTGACGATGTAGGCGGCGCCCTGGGTGAGGACCCGGCGCTGCTTTTCGTTGCCGCAAACCAGGATCACCTCGGCACGCTTGCCCGGCGCCACGTTCATCTCCGCCCGGATGTTGCGGATAGCGCGGATGACATCCATGACCAGAGCCATCTCTTCCTCAATGGAGGAGTTGATGCGCTCCGGCTCCGCTTCCGGCCAGGGCGCCACCATGATCGATTCGCCGTGGTGGGGCAGTTGCTGCCAGATCTCTTCCGTCAAGAAGGGCATGAAGGGATGGAGCAGTTGCAGGGTGCCGCGCAACACGTAGGTGAGCACCTGCTGGGCCGTCTGACGGGAAGCAGCTGCGTCAGCGACGCCCACCTCCTTGCCGTACAGGCGCGGTTTGGCCAGTTCGATGTACCAGTCGCAGTACTCATTCCAGAGGAATTCATAGAGCAGACGGGCCGCCTCGCCCAGGTCGTACCGTTCCAGCGCCGCCGTCGTCTCGCCGATCAAGCGGTTGTAGCGCGAGAGGATCCAGCGGTCGGCCAGGGTCAGCTCACCCCAAGGCTGATGGATCGCAAAGCCCTCCAGGTTCATCAGGACGAAGCGGGAGGCGTTCCAGATCTTGTTGGCAAAGTTGCGGATCCCTTCCAGACGTTCAAAATGGAAACGGATATCATTGCCGGGCGTGTTGCCGGTGACGAGCATGAAGCGCAGCGTATCGGCGCCGTACTGGTCGATGATCTCGATGGGGTCGACACCGTTGCCGAGGGACTTAGACATCTTGCGGCCCTGGGCATCCAGGATCAGGCCGTGGATGAAAACCTCCCGGAAGGGTACGTCGCCCATGAACTCGAGGCCCATGAAGACCATGCGGGCCACCCAGAAGAAGATGATATCCCGGCCGGTGACGAGGACCGATGTAGGGTAATACTTGACCAACTCCGGCGTCTTTTCCGGCCAGCCGAGCGTCGAGAAGGGCCAGAGACCGGAGGAGAACCAGGTATCAAGCACATCGGGATCCTGCTCGAAGTGGCTGGCGCCGCATTTGGGGCAGACCTCGGGCAGTTCCTCGGCGCGGCCGCAATAGATATAGTCACAGTCGTCACAGTACCAGACAGGGATGCGATGGCCCCACCAGAGTTGCCGCGAGATGCACCAGTCGCGGATGTTTTCCAGCCAGCCCAGGTAGATCTTGGTGAACCGCTCCGGCACGAACTTGAGCCGACCGTTCTTGACGACCTCCATGGCCGGTTCTGCCAGGGGCTTCATGCGGACGAACCACTGAGGCGACACCATTGGTTCGACGACGGTGTCACAGCGGTAGCACTGGCCGACGGCGTGGACATGGTCGTTCACCTTGACGAGAAAGCCCTTGGCCTCCAGATCCTTGACGATACGCTTGCGGCATTCGTAGCGGTCCTGTCCGACATAGGGGCCGGCTTCCTCGTTCATGACCGCTTCCTTCGTCATTACAGTGATCTGGGGCAGGTTGTGACGTAAGGCCACCTCGAAGTCGTTCGGGTCATGAGCCGGGGTGATCTTGACGACGCCGGTGCCAAAGGCGGGGTCTACATAGGCGTCGGCGATGACGGGAATAGCCCGGTTGAGGATGGGCAGGATGACCATCTTGCCGATCAGGTGCTTGTAGCGGTCATCGTCAGGGTGGACGGCCACTGCCGTGTCGCCGAGCATCGTCTCCGGACGGGTCGTTGCCACGACCACCTCCCCATCGCCATCCTGAACGGGATAGCGGATGTGCCAGAGATGGCCGCCGCGCTCCTCATGCTCCACCTCGATATCGGAGATGGTCGTCTGGCACTTGGGACACCAGTTGATGATCCGGTTGCCCCGATAGATCAAACCTTTTTCATAGAGACGGATGAAGACCTCCTGGACCGCCTCGGAACAACCCTCGTCCATGGTGAAACGCTCGCGGGTCCAGTCACAGGAGGTTCCCAAGGTGCGCAGTTGCGTCGTGATGCGTGTGCCGTACTGGTGCTTCCAGTCCCAGACCCTCTCCAGAAAGGCCTCCCGTCCCAGGTCATACTTGGAGAGACCTTCTTTTGCCAGGGCCTCTTCCACCTTGGCCTGGGTGGCGATGCCGGCATGGTCCGTGCCGGGAACCCAGAGCACGTGATAACCCTGCATCCGCTTGAAACGGGAGAGGATGTCCTGGAGGGTGTTGTCCATGGCGTGGCCCAGGTGTAGGCTACCGGTCACGTTCGGCGGCGGCATGACAACAGAAAAGGCTTTGCCGCCGCTTTGTACGTCAGCCGTAAAATAACCTTTCTCACTCCACCATGCATACCATTTCGACTCCACCTGTTTCGGATCGTAGGTTTTGGATAAACCGGAAGTTGTCGCTTCGCTCACTTGATTTCATTCCTCCCGTCCTATTCCCATCGGTCGGCAGCGAATGACTGCCCATTCCCCCCGGGAGAAGCTCCCCGGGATTCAAAAACAAAAAGCACCCCGTCCGGCAAAGGACGGAGTGCTCCGCGGTACCACCTTTGTTCTTCCGACCGCCGGTGAAGGCAGCCGAAAAAGCGCTCTTGGGGGACGATAACGGGTCCAACCGGCCGCTTGGCACTCCGGGGCGACTTCCACCGCGCCACCCAGCGACCTTCCAGCCAGGGGATAACACCCGGGTCGCCTCTCTGCAGGGTTTATAACGGTGTACTCCTCCCCATCGACGTTTTCACCCGATGGATCTGCCCTTTATGTTAGGGATTTTGTGTTACTTTGTCAAGTTCGCCAGCACCTGTTCCGCCGCCGTGTGCGGGTCGAGG from Heliomicrobium modesticaldum Ice1 encodes the following:
- a CDS encoding valine--tRNA ligase translates to MSEATTSGLSKTYDPKQVESKWYAWWSEKGYFTADVQSGGKAFSVVMPPPNVTGSLHLGHAMDNTLQDILSRFKRMQGYHVLWVPGTDHAGIATQAKVEEALAKEGLSKYDLGREAFLERVWDWKHQYGTRITTQLRTLGTSCDWTRERFTMDEGCSEAVQEVFIRLYEKGLIYRGNRIINWCPKCQTTISDIEVEHEERGGHLWHIRYPVQDGDGEVVVATTRPETMLGDTAVAVHPDDDRYKHLIGKMVILPILNRAIPVIADAYVDPAFGTGVVKITPAHDPNDFEVALRHNLPQITVMTKEAVMNEEAGPYVGQDRYECRKRIVKDLEAKGFLVKVNDHVHAVGQCYRCDTVVEPMVSPQWFVRMKPLAEPAMEVVKNGRLKFVPERFTKIYLGWLENIRDWCISRQLWWGHRIPVWYCDDCDYIYCGRAEELPEVCPKCGASHFEQDPDVLDTWFSSGLWPFSTLGWPEKTPELVKYYPTSVLVTGRDIIFFWVARMVFMGLEFMGDVPFREVFIHGLILDAQGRKMSKSLGNGVDPIEIIDQYGADTLRFMLVTGNTPGNDIRFHFERLEGIRNFANKIWNASRFVLMNLEGFAIHQPWGELTLADRWILSRYNRLIGETTAALERYDLGEAARLLYEFLWNEYCDWYIELAKPRLYGKEVGVADAAASRQTAQQVLTYVLRGTLQLLHPFMPFLTEEIWQQLPHHGESIMVAPWPEAEPERINSSIEEEMALVMDVIRAIRNIRAEMNVAPGKRAEVILVCGNEKQRRVLTQGAAYIVNLAGASQVAIEGIGYGQSEGAATAIVGDTAIYLPLKGLIDLTKEIDRLTKELRAVEDEVRRLGSKLNNAGFVAKAPAEVVAKEREKEGEALRKKAALEERLRTLTSLGN
- a CDS encoding bifunctional folylpolyglutamate synthase/dihydrofolate synthase: MNRKAKDVSYDDALAYLKDLTKFGFNFGLGRITELLRRLGEPHRKKRPAFIHIGGTNGKGSTSVMTAAVLQAAGHRVGLFTSPHLHCYTERTRINGKPIPKETMAALIAELRPHLEAMVAGGFEHPTEFEVWTALSLLYFAREAVDVVVLEVGLGGSIDSTNVVTPIVACITNVSFDHMDYLGTTLPEIAAVKAGIVKAGVPLVTASDDAAVLAVLREKAQRLGAPIIQVLRQGPRLPSATPVRWYPVTARRAGILVEGRFGIYGPLTPPLSGRHQQANLATAVAVLEAAKEKGFDWRADHLEAGLGQVSWPGRLERIGPFLLDGAHNVAGALSLAAALREEGAGKYVFVLGMLADKERERVVDILAPLAKAIIVTRPNSPRAGEWQALASLAARRCDSVTVVSDIGEALEMARLSAQDPEKADGEGHAPIVVTGSLYMVAEARGIILSCENDRILDEK